TGGACTACTATTTATATCATAAAGCAATTATTCAGTAAAACCTGAAAAATGAGAAATACAATTAATTTTCAGGTAATAACAATACTTATCGGATGAAATCTCATTATTTCACTATTTCAAAAATCTTCTTGTATCTTATTCCGTTTCCGTAACATACTTTGCGACAAGGTCTCCAACTTCCGAAGTCGTAAGCTCCATTTGCCCTGCCGCAAGGCTTTTTAAATGGTTACCCGTAACCTTCATTGAAGCATCTTCAACTGCATTCCCCGCGCGTTCTTCGCCAAGGTGCTCAAGCATCATCCCCCCGGCACAGATAGCAGCAAGAGGATTTATCATATTCTTCCCTTTGTATTTGGGTGCAGAGCCGCCGATTGGCTCAAACATAGAAACACCTTGCGGATTTAAATTTCCACCAGCGGCAATCCCCATTCCACCCTGAATCATGGCGCCTAGATCTGTGATAATATCGCCGAACATGTTGTCCGTTACTATAACGTCAAACCATTCAGGATTTTTTACAAACCACATGGTGATTGCATCGACATGAGCATAATCCGGCTTAACATCAGGATACTCTTTTGCCACTTCATAAAAGGTCCTCTCCCATAGATCAAAGGCAAATGTCAGCACATTTGTTTTTCCGCAGAGAGTGAGCTTGTTCATCTTCTTTCTTTTCTTGCAATACTCGAAGGCAAAGCGGATGCAACGCTCCACCCCTTTTCTTGTATTGATGGATTCCTGCACAGCCACTTCGTCAGGAGTGCCTTTTTTCAGCACGCCACCTGCGCCTACGTAGAGTCCTTCGGTATTTTCACGTATGACAACAAAATCAATGTGCTCCGGATTTTTGTCCTTTAGAGGACAATCAACGCCTGGATAAAGTTTTACCGGCCTTAAGTTTATATACTGGTCCAGTTCAAACCTGAGCCTTAAAAGAATTCCCTTTTCAAGAATTCCTGGCTTAACATCAGGATGTCCGATAGCGCCGAGATACATCGCATCATATTTCTTGAGTTCATTGATTGCGCCGTCAGGCAAGGTTTCGCCGGTCTTGAGATATCGCTCTCCCCCGAAATCAAAGTAAGTCAGATTTAGTTTGAAACTAAATCTTTCGGCAGCGGCGTTCAGCACCTTAATACCTTCTGCTATAACCTCCGGGCCTGTTCCGTCTCCGGGTATTACAGCAATGTTATATGTTTTAGACATCCTACCTCCAAATAATATTGTTAAGAGTTAACGACAATTCATCATTTTGCATTATTTGTCCTATTGGAAATATTCTGCTCAATTTTGCTGCACTATTTTAAGGACAAGAGAGTAATTATTTTGCTATATATTTTCGCACCTATTTTAGCCTTTAGTTTTAGTTTATTCAAGAAGACAGAAGAATTCAAATCGACGATCTCTTACGATAAAACTTTTCACAAGGCAATAAAAAAGGACGTACAGGATAACCCATACGTCCTTTAAATAAATGGCAGGTTCAGCAAACGTTTGCGTCGCATTTGCCTCTAACGGTTAATTGGCAAATCTCAATAACTTCGGCGGATTTAGTGCGGTCTTAGGCAACGCTGTTTCCACCGAAAGTAAAACATTCTGCCAATTCGACGCATTTTCAAAAGCAACATTGGCAAGATTAGGCCACATCAGATGCGCTGATGAGGATGCATCTTTATCATTAACTACAAAACTCATGCCTATAACAGTATTGTCAGCAGGAGCTGCTACGTAACCGATGGATGCCCATGGTATCTTGATTTCTACATTATAGCCGCTGAAGTTGTTATTGGTGATGTTACGCATCACGACTGACTGCCAGTTTCCGTCCCATGAACCCGATGGAGAGCCAGAGACGGTTCCCTGAGAGTCAAATTGCGTATTTAAGATGTTCACTATGCCGTGGTAATCATCCGGAAGCATATAGGCGGAATTAGGATTGGCAGAGCCGCCTTTATCATTCAGTTTGTCTATGAACCATTCCATGGAATCATCGTTCCATACGCTGCCGTCTCTTAAAACAGATGAAGCGTCCAGATGAGAGTCTGTAACATTGATGCCAATATAAAGGGCCTCGGTGTCCCAGAGGGCTTTGACTGTTACGGTATTACCTCCGGATGCGGGAGCAAAAGTTACAGGGTTGGCTGATGAATATTCTGAAAGATTGCCGTCAATTCTGGGAAGTGTGGTGGTTTTTAATATTGTAAAAGCTGCAAGTCCGCTTGATGACCTTGTTGTTGCGGATGACGGCGCTGACTTTGCTGATTCATTATTTGCAGCGTCATAAGCCGAGACTTGATAGCTGTATGTCGTTGATAGCGCAAGGCCGGTATCAGAGTAGTTTGTATTTGTTGTCGTGGCTACCTTAACTCCCTCTCTATATATTCTGTAGCCTGACACCCCTACATTATCAGTTGATGCGCTCCAGGACAAATCAATCTGATTCCCTGAGACGGCTGTGGCTGTTACCCCCGCTGGCGCAGTGGGGGACTGAGTATCATTCCCGCCTGAAACAGGGGCGAGGTCGGCCAAAAAAACTGCGTACATCGCGTAGTCCGCCTGAATTTGCAGGCAGGGAGAAGGATTGCCCATGTAATCGCACCAGGCTTTATCTTCCTGGGACCACTTCCCCCCTGTTCCCATATAATGCAGCTGACGCCCGTCACTTTTAACAGTAGGACTTGGTATGCCTCCCTGATAGTTCATATCACCGCCATATCCCGGCACAGTTGTCAGCCTGAAGGCTGAACTGCTGACTGATAGCAACTGATTATGCGTAATCGCATGTGTATTCCTGTCAAAGAAAACTTGTTCCAGCGTATAAGTGTCCATACGCGGCGTCGCATTAAGCAGTTTGCTATAACCATCGAATGCGCTGTCGCCTGAATTTGCCCCTACAAACCACTCGTTTACTCTCCATGAAATGTGGGTCAGGTAAGCTGCATTGCCTTTATCCGGATAGTCTTTATCAAAACCGGTAGTTTGATTTATATTGCAATTTGCCCCGGAATTAATATAAATGCCGTCATTGCCCGCGTTGCTGGCGCTGTACCTGTTGCGGTACTGCCTGTCAGGGCTCCTGCTTTCATGTATGCTTCTGGGAAGAAATGACGGGTATCTGTCATTATCCGCTGTGCATAAGCCAGGCCAATCGCTGCGAAAAACTTTCACCGGAGATGAAGGAAGCCCGGACATTTCATAAAACCCTCCTGACCAATTACCCCATGCAAACGCGATAATTAATCGTGGAGGACTGTCCGATGTCCAGCCTTGTGTTCCGAGGTCAAGTTGAGAGCCGCCGCTATCGACAGATACAACATCAGCGGCAATTCCTGTATCAGTGTCGAGCCTGACAAGCGCCTTCCTCGTCCTGTCAACAGCATATATAATGTTTGTTTCACCCGGCAGCCTGCTCCAGGTGGCATGATTACCGAAGGTTGAGGGATAAGTTCCAAGCGGATGCGCAACGGCTTCCCACGCAGCCACTGCTCCGTTCGCGTTTGCTTTCAATTCAGCTATCTTGCCCCACACCAGACCCTTGCCGCTTCTTGCAGTTGGATAACTTGGATGATTTGATCCGTTTTCATACAATATTATTCTGGTTCCGTCCTGGTTCCATGGACTGTCCTCATCTCCATTATATACATCAGTCATAGAATGGGCCGGATGCGAAATGCGATAATTGTCGGTTACCTTCATCAATTCCGCATAAGCCAGGGAGACCGCGCCTGTCATAAGAGACAAAAAACAAATCATTAACGAAATCATTTTCTTACATTTAGTTGCCTTCATCTTTACCTCTATGTAAATTTTCAAGAATTAAACACTTATATAGTGTCTTCACAAAAGTATCATATATACATTCAATAAAAAAGATTGTGACCCGAATCACTCCAGATAATTGTCTCTGCTATTTCCTCAAAACTGTTAGATCCCATGGGCCAAAACTTATTAAAGCAAAAGATATGCTAAACCATGCGGTATTCTGTTACCTGTTGATTTATAACAAAACATGAAATTTAATTCGGTTTCACGTGAATTCAAAAATGTATGGTATTTCCTGCACTGAATATAATTTAAAAGAGACGCTTCTACAAAAAAGCCTGTTTTCAATAAAAAAGAAAACAGGCTTTAGACTGCTTTTGCGGACCATCCTTAAAGCCTGGCCCATGGCATGCTTGAATCACTGTCTTCCTGAGATCCCCTTTTCCGGCTTCAGAAGCGCTACCTGATTAATTTCGTTCAGTATGGTTTTGTCAAATGAGAGATTGGCCGCCAATCTTTTCAGCCTGGCATTTTCCTTCTCAATTTCTTTTATCTTCTTCGCCTGGGCAACACTCATTAGCGAGTATTTTTGCCGCCAACTGAGAACTTCTTTTACCTTGCTGCATATTTTCTGAACGTCACCTTCAGCCATATGACTGTAAAGCGGCAGGGCAAGCCCTTCATCTGCCGCCCTTTCCGCAACCTGCAGCTTACCCTGATATGTCTTCCTGTATTTCATATACGCAGTTTGCATATGAAGCGCAGGATAAAAATACTTCTTTGTCTGTATCCCGTTTTCTTTCAGGAATTCATATATCTCATTTCTTGTAGACAGGGCATTCTTTTCATCAACAAAAACAACCATATAATTACCCGTTGATTTGCAGTCCTCCGGGACACTCTGGAAAGATATTCCCCTGACGTCTTTTAAATGATTTTTGTACAGTCTTATAAGATATGACCGTTTTTCTATCAGTTGTTTCACCTTCATGAAATTCTTCAATCCAATGATTGAATGAAACTCGCTTATCCGCGCGCTTAATCCGACAAAGTCCATGTCCTCTCCATCGAGGCTCTTGCCGTAATCCCGCATTTGCCTGATCTTCCCGGCCAGCTTATCGTTGTTTGTGGTAATGAGTCCTCCCTCAATTGAAGAAACCACTTTTGTAGGACTCAGACTAAAGACTTCAACGTCTCCGAAACCGCCTGCAAATTTCCCCTTATATTTAGAACCTAAACCCTGCGCGGAATCAAATATGAGCTTTAAATGATGTTTTGACGCAATCCTTTCCAGCTCATAAATTTTCGGCGGCACCCCGAAGATATAAACCGGCATGATCGCGGAGGTTTTGCCGGTTATCAATGGTTCAATTTTACTCGCGTCGATATTATACGTGCCTGTCTCAGAATCACAAAAGACCGGGGTAATATTATTCCACACAAGCGCATGCGCAGTCGCGGCAAAAGTAAAAGACGGCAGGATCACCTCGCCCTTTAGTTCCAGCGCTTTTATGGCGAGGATAAGTCCTGATGTACAGCTTGAGACTGCAATAACGTTCCTGACCCCAAGAGTCTTCTTTACTTCTTCTTCAAACAAGTTCGTATATTTGGAAACCGTAACCTTTCCTGATTCCCAGACCTCGCGAAATTCTTTTTTGATTTCATTGAAATCGATTAGAGTAGGTTTTATTATCGGTATCATGGTCTGCCTCCTTATAAAATAGATTTAATAAATGTACTTATTGTTGGTCCTTTTTTCTTTTCTCTCCATCAACGATATGTACGTGTTCAGCACCCTTATGTTCTTGCTGATCTCGTTCTTCATTTCGTTTAAATTTTGTTCATCAAGATAGCCGAAGTCGTAAGCAGTGATCAGATGATCAATGACCTCGTTCAGGGAACCTCTTGCCTTTCTGCAATACTGAATATTTTCCTGATAGCGATGCCTGCCAAACCCCTCCGCAATATTTGATGTCACGGAAATAGATGCCTTGATCAACCTGTCTTTGAGGCTGTAATCATCATTATCGGGAAATGCCTTTATCAGATCGAAAACTTTCTTCTTGATCTCCCTGCTGAGCTTCCATGCGTCCAGGTCTTTAAAAGATTCAACTCTCATTATCCCCTTTGCCTTTCCTTGTCATACTGATGCGCTGCTGGTTTATGTTTAGTAATCGTTCTCTTAATTTGACGACCTCCGGATGCTCTTTTATGGGCCAAATCCTGCCGCCGGTAAGGGCCCAAACAGTCTTTATGAGTACAGCGAAATCAAAAATGAAGGACCCCTTCTCAATGTGCTCCATAGCGAGCTTCACCTTTGCCGGGACGAACATCTCTTCGTATGTCCTGTCGGGATCGTTCGCAAGCGAAAGCAGATCTTCCTCATTCCTCAGATACAATGTGGCATTGCTTGTGATGCCGGGACGTACTTCCAGTATCCTTCTCATTTCCATGTTGTAGTTGCTTACTATTTCCGGGACATCGGGACGGGGACCGACAAAACTCATGTCACCCTCCAGGACATTAAACAGTTGGGGCAGTTCATCCAATTTTGTCTTGCGCAAAATCCTCCCGATTTTTGTAATGCGCGGATCTCTGTCTGTTGTCACCGAGGTCCCGATCTTTTCAGCGTTAATGACCATTGAACGGAATTTATACAAACGGAATTTACGGCCGTGAAGTCCGACCCTCTCCTGCGAAAATATAACAGGGCCCGGAGACGACATCTTGACGAGAACTACGGCAATAATAAAAAGAGGTGAAAGAATTAATATGCCGGCTAAGGCAATGATAAAATCAAACGCTCTCATGACTGACCGTGACATCTTCACTCAGGCTTCTTTTAAATTCCTTGTAGTTCTTACAGGCGCGCCTGATGGCACTCAACCCCGCAGGAGGGTAATGCGCCCCGCCTTTTTCCTGCTCTATTGAGATGATCTTACTGCCTGACATCAAATCGCGCACAACCTCGATATACCCTTCCATCCCCCTGAAATTTATGTACGCCAGCGCTTCGGAAAATCCGTGGTCTTTCCTCAGAGCGACTTTCCGCTGAAGTATTATCCCGCCTCCATCCACGCGTTCCGAGACAAAATGGATTGTGAATCCGATATTGTCAAAATCCTTCCGTGCCATCGGCCAGAGCTCGCAGTCCGACCCGCGATATCCGGGTGAAAGCCCGTGGTGCCAATTTACAGCGCCATATTTTGCGAGCCCGAACAGGGCAGGCCTTAATACCGGCGCTCCTGAAACCAGCATATAATCCGGCGCATAATTTTTTACAAAAGCAAGGGCTTCATTACCGTGAGGGTCCGCGCAGTCGTAACACAGATTGTTGGCCCTGATATCATGGATCACACTTTCAGTTATTTCGGGAAATGGCATAGCGCAAGGTTTTTGATAATACTTCCTTAATAATCGCGCAAGGAAGAAATCAAGCATATACAAAAGCCCGCGTTTTACGGCCAGCTTTTTCAGAACAGTTATTTTTTGCCTGAATGTTCTGTCCTTTATGTTAAGGATTGCCGTCCGCTGAGAATTATTCATTAGAAACCTTGCCAGATAATATGCTTCGGGCAGATCAGCCGAGGTAACTATCAGCCATTTATATTTGTCCGGGGAAACCATAAAGAGATTTGTTCTTATGACAACAGGTTTCTTTCTTTTAAAAGCTCGACTGCCGGAGCAAAGCGAAATGACCGGAACATTTCCCTTAATCTTTCGCCGCCGTTTTTGCAGTTGTAATAATGCCTGAATCTCCGGTAATACGAAATTTCCGGCAGATATGGAATTTCAGGGCCGATCTCATAGGGATGAATATAAAGCATGCACGGGTGCCCGCCCCGGTTTATTTGCCGGATAAAATATTTTGTGAATAGCAGTGGGTATAACCTGAAGTATCCGCCGCCGCCAAATGGAAAACGCAGGCTGAACAGATCAACTATCGGCAAAGGGAATTCCAGTAGCCCGTTAGGAAATTTAAAAATAAAAGGCTCGGCATCTTTCATCCCGTACACATCATGAAGCCCTGTCGGATAGACGCTCGAATCATACAAAAACCCGGTTTCTCTCAGAGTGTCCAAAGCCCACAGGGTCGTTTTTGTTATTGAAAATTCAGGGGCGCGGAACCCGCAGACTTCCTTCCCCGAAACGTCCTCAAGTATTTTTTTTGCGGATATCATGTTCTCTTTGAACTCCTGCCGCGTTAATCCAAAGAGGCGTACATGCTCATACGAATGACACGCGATCTCGTGTCCGCATTCTGCAGTCTTTTTGACAACCCCGGGGATATCCCGGCCAATCCTGCCCAATAAGAAAAAAGTGCCCTTTATGTCATGCTCATCCAAAAGGGACAAAACGGATTCAATGTTTTTTTCTATCTCGTACTTCTCCCGTGACTTTGAAATATATTTATTTTCTATCGGGAAACTCTGCAAATTCGACTCGACAAAACCTTCCACATCAATGGAGATGCAGTTCCTGATTGTGCTGTCCGCCTGCGTCATTCTAACTATTGTGTTGTCCATAGACTCATTCATTGAATTGTCATTCCCGAAGTATGTTGAGCGGGAATCCAGTTTGTTTGATTATTTCTGGATGCCCGATTACTAACTTCGGGCATGACGAAAATAATAGAAGTCAGTTTATGGACAGACTCTAACTAACACTTAGCTCTCTATGAATTCCAGATATCTTTTTGATAACTTTTGTACGTCGTAATCTTCCGCTATGCCCTGATGTCCTCTTTTCCCCATGAGGCTTCTTTCGTCCGGGGCCATTGCCTTGATCCTCTGCAAAGCCGCTGCAATCGCGCCGGGGTCGCTCGGCGGTACGGTAATTCCCGTTCTGTAATGCTCCACGAGATTGTTTCTAACTTCAGCGGAGAAAACTACAGGGAGTCCCGATGCCATATAATCATAAAGCTTGTTGAGGTTCACCCCGTATCTGTAGACGGGATTATTGTGAAGGCACAAGATGCCGGCGTCCGCGTGTTTCAATATAAGAGGCACTGCTTTTCTTACAACCGGAGGCCATACCTTAACAGCATCCAGATTATTGTCAGAGACATATCGCATGATGTCTTTTTTGGAATGGCCGTCTCCGATGATATGAAAAGAGATCTTATCTTCACCCTTGTCTTTTAATATCCCGGCTGCCTGCACTATACAATCAACCCTGTTGCCGACGCCGATGCCGCCGACATAGATGACACTCATGACATTCTTTTGCCTATCCTCATGCATTGCATATAAAATATCTCCCACATCTTCACGCAGTGCTTCGTGTGCTCCATTCAGCTTGAAATCGTCCAGATCAATGCCGTTTGGGACCCACGCGAATTTATGTCCTGCCACGCCTTTTTCCTTCAGGTATTCATTCACATAAGGAAGCGACGAGACAAAGATACTCGTTCTTTTGTATAAATACTTTTCTAAAGCTGACAACAGCACAATAAATGGATGGTATCTGGGAAAGGCCTTGCGCTCGATCCATACCTGCGGCCATAGATCGCCGATCTCCAGAATATACTTTGCGTTATGCCGTGCTGCGATCTTATTGGCTGCAAAGGCCGCGAAGGGACTGGGGTAAGTAGCTATGACAACATCCGGGGCCGGAAAGGTTTTGGATATTTTCAACAACTCATACGCGAATGAGAGCATGTTGAGTAACCGCCTGTGATCATTTCTGTAGTAGAGAGGCCTGGTTTTTATATTCATGATATTCAGGCTGCCGTCCGTGTTAATGGCAAACGGCCTCTCATCATTTAAAGTCTCCTTCCGCCCCCAATGGCTGAAGCTGGACCTCCAGAGCGTCACGCGATGGCCTTCAAGGGAAAACGCCTTTGCATACTGGTATGCCCTCTGCTGTCCGGGCAGGTCAGGTGTGCTGACAAACTGACTCACTATCCAGATGTTCAAGGTTTTTTTCATTGGGCTGAGAATTTCAATATTACAATTACGCTTTCAGAAATCTTTCAACAACATTCTTTGTAATTTGTGAAATATGGCTGTCGCTCAGGAGGCTTCCGCCGAATGAAATTGAGCCCACGGAGAACACGCTCCCTCCGCCGTTTTCCTGATAGATGACCATTTCAGCGCCTCCGTCTCCTTCATTGATACCTTTTGCCAACAGCGTAGTGCCATCAGGAGCGAGAGGATAGATCTTGTCTGTTTCCCAACCGCTTGCGCCCGGTTTGCCGGTGAGCGATACGTTTAATCCGTCTTTGCCGATGAGGTCGCCGTTTTTTAATCCAGTGCTGCTGAAAATCCAGTGGTCCGGTTGAACAACTTTATACGCGTCCCACGTCTTGAACCCGCGAAGATCATGCGCCACCCCCAGGACGGTTTCTTCGCTGAAATCTTGATACCTGAGATAGGCCCCGTCGAGGACTATCAGGTTTTCATCGGGATAGCTCACCTCTTTGTACATCGTGTTGCCTGATAGAGATATTACATTTCCTCCGGCCTTTATAAATTCCTTCAGATGTTCGATCATCTCATAGGACCAGTATTCGTTGTGCGTGCTGAGCAGGATAATTTTATAATGCTTGAGATACTTCTCAAATATGTCCTTTGAATGCAGGTCGGTGTCCGAATACAGGTCGTATTGAAATCCCTCGCGTTCAAGCCAGGACCAGACGAACCTCTCCCCCACCAGTAAATGGTCTCTGGTTATCTGGCACGTATCTTCCACATGGTTTCTGACATACAGATCGAACGGCCTCTGGGTGCTTAAGACATATTTGGAAGGGAAGGACGTGAAATTGATATAAAAGTTTTGCCCGCCCCAGCTATTATAGGCGTGCCATGTGTTGGTTGACGCGATGACCGCGATCCGGTTGTCCGGCTTTTCGGGTTTTACGATCACGGGTATAAAAGAACTGTCGCCGTTCCCATTGCCGTTTAACTTGAGCAGGTAACACCCGCTCGAAATACCTTTGGGGACCCGGTATTGCATGGTAGGCTTCCAGCCGCAGCCTAAGGCAGACGGGAATTTTGTTTCAATACGCTGATAAGTTCCCGGTATGTTGTCCCGCCCGTTTATTTTTTTCAGTTCGCTGCCGGCACGCAGAAACTCAACTGAAAACGTCTTTGCCCTGGTGCTGATCATAAGCGAAAGCTCTTCACCGGGTGAAACACTTAGCCTGTCCGCATACCCGCATGTTTTCCCCAGAGTCGTCGGGATCTCTATACATTCTTCATGCAACAGTACCGGGCAGAATAGATGGAAGATCGCATAGAAGAAATTCACCGGCTTTGACGCGAAATCTTTCACTTTATGGCGCAGCGTAAATGTTTCACGCATGTCATTTTCGATCGTGACGTTAACGACGTCAAAGGGATAGGCCCAGAAAAAGAACAAGCCGTTCCTGTTCGTTTTGACTCTATACGCTGACGGCAGCAGGTCGAATACGGGCTTGAAGAGTTTCAGTATCTTTATCTTGTAAAGTTTTCTATGGGCAATTTCTATCCTGACGGTAATCCCGCGCAGGTCTCTCTCTATTAAAGAACGGTAGACCTGAAGTTTGGGCACGAATGACTCTGCATAAAGGACCCTGCCGGTCGTCAGTTTCGGCATCAGCAGCAATAACAAAAATAAGAGAGCCGCAGCAATAACTACATCAATCATAAATTTCTCCTTATGTGGTGAGATTCGTGAATCTTAAGGCAGACAGCGCGCAATAGGCGGGCCCAGCAGCCGGCTTATGAATAACGGAAGTCTTTTCCACAGGGCGATCGCTAATGAGAACTTAGGGTTCTCCTTATTTAATCCGGGAAGTTGATCGCAGTTTAACAGTTGATATGCAACTGACAGGTTGTGCGTCTCACTTCCCCAATACTTTTTGAAATTGCAATGCGCAGATTCGGCTGTGCTGCGGCCCAGATCAACTTGCCGGCAGCCCGCAGCGCTTGCGGTCTCTATGGCCGCCCAGTTCATGGCGTGTACAGGCGCATGGCATAAGCTTTCACGCACTGACGCGGAGAATTCAAAATAGCATGTCTTTGAATCCATGAAAACGACTTTGGCGCCTATGGTCTTTCCCTGTCTTGTCGCCCTATAGACACGCACATGTTCAGGAAAAGTCTCTGCTATGCATTCAAAGAACCGTTGTGTAATCACCGGCGTGCCCAGGTCGCGGAGGTTTCTTGAATATACACGATAAAAATCCCCGAGATGTTCAGCGCCGTTTTGAACAATGACCCCGTTCTTCTGCGCCTTCCTGATCTTGTTTCGCACATTTTGATGAAGTCTTTTGAACGTTTCTTCAGCATCTCCGCATAAAGAGATCACCGAAGCGACCTTGTGATTGGAAGAAGGCGTTTCATATCTCATTGGGAAACGCTGGCGAAGTTCAATATAGCGGCAGCCCGCGTCCCTGCCGACCGTTTCAGCCGTTTCGATCAGCAGCCTCTCAATTTCCACGCTGTCCGCAAGGATGCCGCCATAATTTACATATGGAAGACTGACACCCATTGTTCCGAATAATCCGGTCGAAAGAATAAACAGGGGATACACGCCCGCGACATGATCATTGTCGGACGCCATCAAATAATGTCCCTGATGCCCGGTTGATCTCTCTATCACTTTTTTCCATCCCGAGCGGTGGAAAAAAGTAGCTCCGGGATGCCGGGCAACGTAACTGTCCCACAGTGGTTCTTTCCCTGAAGATAATTCCTTTATCTGCATGTTTCACCAAATTTCAAAATGCATTACTCACAGCGTTGTCCATGATACGTTTTGCTGCCGTGCTGCAGTGACAAGCTGCCTCATGCCTTCTTCAACCTGTTTAACAGCCAGAAAGTCGGCGGGATGAATGAGCACGACCAGATTTGTTTTCCCTGCGATATCTATTACGCGTTTGATATCTGTTGCAGGCCTGTCTATCCAGAAAGCGCCGGGGTAAAATTTATACCGTCCGTAAAGTTTATGAGATTCGCTGATGTCCTCGTGATTGCCGAACAGGAAAGAGATCCCCAGCGCCTTGCCCCACCGCAAATATTTATATGGCTCGTAAGGAGGATAATGGCTGCGGCCGGATTTCCATTTCCCGGAACCGTGTTTGGTAAAGGAGCTTAACTTCCATGTATCAAAATGAGACTGGACCTCCTCCAGTTCTTTTTTGAATGTCTCAAAGCTCCTCGTGTCTTCCGCGTGAAGACCAAGCTTGTGAGGCTTTAACAACCCGTTGTTCAGCCACTCCCTGGGCGGAAGGGTGGATTTACGAAAATAAATATGCGCACTGATTTTTTCCTCTGAAAGAAAGAGAAGGAATTTTTTTAAATCATGCAAATATCCAAGGGAAGTAATCGCAGGGAACCAGTAACATTCAGATATTTTACTTACAACCTTCTGCATGAAAGTGGCCCTTCCGTATGACTTGTCAACGTCGATTCTGAGAATGAGAGACATAATTTATTAGAACAGATCCCTTCGATACAGTTTCAGCAGGAATTCCAGCGGCAGACTGGCCTTGTTTATCCTGTAATAGGGCGTCAACTGTCCGCCGAAGCCCCTGAAGTACCTTTCGATCTGCGGCGCCATCGAGCCTTCAAGGTCAAAACATTTCAATCCCATCTCATGAGCGTGTTTTATGCAGGCCCAGTCAACTGAGGCCGTGGCCCCGCGATGCCGGTTTTCATGGTCATAGCCGCCTGCGAGCGCGTGCGCGGTACCGTTTGAATACACGCAGAGTGTGCCTGCGACAGGCAGGTCGCCCCTGTAGGCTATAAAAGCGTAGCTGTTATTTTCTTTTGAGAAATCAAACAGGATCCTGTCCAGATAATATTCCTCAATGG
This region of Nitrospirota bacterium genomic DNA includes:
- a CDS encoding 3-isopropylmalate dehydrogenase, translating into MSKTYNIAVIPGDGTGPEVIAEGIKVLNAAAERFSFKLNLTYFDFGGERYLKTGETLPDGAINELKKYDAMYLGAIGHPDVKPGILEKGILLRLRFELDQYINLRPVKLYPGVDCPLKDKNPEHIDFVVIRENTEGLYVGAGGVLKKGTPDEVAVQESINTRKGVERCIRFAFEYCKKRKKMNKLTLCGKTNVLTFAFDLWERTFYEVAKEYPDVKPDYAHVDAITMWFVKNPEWFDVIVTDNMFGDIITDLGAMIQGGMGIAAGGNLNPQGVSMFEPIGGSAPKYKGKNMINPLAAICAGGMMLEHLGEERAGNAVEDASMKVTGNHLKSLAAGQMELTTSEVGDLVAKYVTETE
- a CDS encoding DegT/DnrJ/EryC1/StrS family aminotransferase, with product MIPIIKPTLIDFNEIKKEFREVWESGKVTVSKYTNLFEEEVKKTLGVRNVIAVSSCTSGLILAIKALELKGEVILPSFTFAATAHALVWNNITPVFCDSETGTYNIDASKIEPLITGKTSAIMPVYIFGVPPKIYELERIASKHHLKLIFDSAQGLGSKYKGKFAGGFGDVEVFSLSPTKVVSSIEGGLITTNNDKLAGKIRQMRDYGKSLDGEDMDFVGLSARISEFHSIIGLKNFMKVKQLIEKRSYLIRLYKNHLKDVRGISFQSVPEDCKSTGNYMVVFVDEKNALSTRNEIYEFLKENGIQTKKYFYPALHMQTAYMKYRKTYQGKLQVAERAADEGLALPLYSHMAEGDVQKICSKVKEVLSWRQKYSLMSVAQAKKIKEIEKENARLKRLAANLSFDKTILNEINQVALLKPEKGISGRQ
- a CDS encoding sugar transferase; translation: MSRSVMRAFDFIIALAGILILSPLFIIAVVLVKMSSPGPVIFSQERVGLHGRKFRLYKFRSMVINAEKIGTSVTTDRDPRITKIGRILRKTKLDELPQLFNVLEGDMSFVGPRPDVPEIVSNYNMEMRRILEVRPGITSNATLYLRNEEDLLSLANDPDRTYEEMFVPAKVKLAMEHIEKGSFIFDFAVLIKTVWALTGGRIWPIKEHPEVVKLRERLLNINQQRISMTRKGKGDNES
- a CDS encoding FemAB family PEP-CTERM system-associated protein; the protein is MQIKELSSGKEPLWDSYVARHPGATFFHRSGWKKVIERSTGHQGHYLMASDNDHVAGVYPLFILSTGLFGTMGVSLPYVNYGGILADSVEIERLLIETAETVGRDAGCRYIELRQRFPMRYETPSSNHKVASVISLCGDAEETFKRLHQNVRNKIRKAQKNGVIVQNGAEHLGDFYRVYSRNLRDLGTPVITQRFFECIAETFPEHVRVYRATRQGKTIGAKVVFMDSKTCYFEFSASVRESLCHAPVHAMNWAAIETASAAGCRQVDLGRSTAESAHCNFKKYWGSETHNLSVAYQLLNCDQLPGLNKENPKFSLAIALWKRLPLFISRLLGPPIARCLP
- a CDS encoding four helix bundle protein, which codes for MRVESFKDLDAWKLSREIKKKVFDLIKAFPDNDDYSLKDRLIKASISVTSNIAEGFGRHRYQENIQYCRKARGSLNEVIDHLITAYDFGYLDEQNLNEMKNEISKNIRVLNTYISLMERKEKRTNNKYIY
- a CDS encoding DUF3473 domain-containing protein, whose product is MDNTIVRMTQADSTIRNCISIDVEGFVESNLQSFPIENKYISKSREKYEIEKNIESVLSLLDEHDIKGTFFLLGRIGRDIPGVVKKTAECGHEIACHSYEHVRLFGLTRQEFKENMISAKKILEDVSGKEVCGFRAPEFSITKTTLWALDTLRETGFLYDSSVYPTGLHDVYGMKDAEPFIFKFPNGLLEFPLPIVDLFSLRFPFGGGGYFRLYPLLFTKYFIRQINRGGHPCMLYIHPYEIGPEIPYLPEISYYRRFRHYYNCKNGGERLREMFRSFRFAPAVELLKERNLLS
- a CDS encoding glycosyltransferase family 4 protein encodes the protein MKKTLNIWIVSQFVSTPDLPGQQRAYQYAKAFSLEGHRVTLWRSSFSHWGRKETLNDERPFAINTDGSLNIMNIKTRPLYYRNDHRRLLNMLSFAYELLKISKTFPAPDVVIATYPSPFAAFAANKIAARHNAKYILEIGDLWPQVWIERKAFPRYHPFIVLLSALEKYLYKRTSIFVSSLPYVNEYLKEKGVAGHKFAWVPNGIDLDDFKLNGAHEALREDVGDILYAMHEDRQKNVMSVIYVGGIGVGNRVDCIVQAAGILKDKGEDKISFHIIGDGHSKKDIMRYVSDNNLDAVKVWPPVVRKAVPLILKHADAGILCLHNNPVYRYGVNLNKLYDYMASGLPVVFSAEVRNNLVEHYRTGITVPPSDPGAIAAALQRIKAMAPDERSLMGKRGHQGIAEDYDVQKLSKRYLEFIES